A region from the Citrobacter koseri ATCC BAA-895 genome encodes:
- a CDS encoding DUF2065 domain-containing protein yields MNSTIWLALALVLVLEGLGPMLYPRAWKKMISAMTQLPENVLRRFGGGLVVAGVVVYYMLRKTIG; encoded by the coding sequence ATGAATTCAACTATCTGGCTGGCGCTTGCCCTCGTTTTGGTGCTGGAAGGTTTAGGCCCGATGCTGTATCCCCGCGCCTGGAAGAAAATGATCTCTGCCATGACGCAACTGCCGGAAAATGTTTTACGTCGTTTTGGCGGCGGTCTTGTGGTTGCCGGAGTTGTTGTCTACTACATGTTGAGGAAAACGATTGGCTGA
- the rnr gene encoding ribonuclease R, translated as MSQDPFLEREAEKYANPIPSREFILEHLTKREKPANRDELAAELNIEGEEQQEALRRRLRAMERDGQLVFTRRQCYALPERLDLLKGTVIGHRDGYGFLRVEGRKDDLYLSSEQMKTCIHGDQVLAQPLGADRKGRREARIVRVLVPKTSQIVGRYFTDAGVGFVVPDDSRLSFDILIPPEEVMGARMGFVVVVELTQRPTRRTKAVGKIVEVLGDNMGTGMAVDMALRTHEIPYIWPQAVEQQIAGLKEEVPEEAKAGRVDLRDLPLVTIDGEDARDFDDAVYCEKKRGGGWRLWVAIADVSYYVRPPTPLDREARNRGTSVYFPSQVVPMLPEVLSNGLCSLNPQVDRLCMVCEMTVSSKGRLTGYKFYEAVMSSHARLTYTKVWHMLQGDQDLREQYAPLVRHIEELHNLYKVLDNAREERGGISFESEEAKFIFNAERRIERIEQTQRNDAHKLIEECMILANISAARFVEKAKEPALFRIHDKPSTEAITSFRSVLAELGLELPGGNKPEPRDYAELLESIADRPDAEMLQTMLLRSMKQAIYDPENRGHFGLALQSYAHFTSPIRRYPDLSLHRAIKYLLAHEQGHKGNTTETGGYHYSMEEMLQLGQHCSMTERRADEATRDVSDWLKCDFMLDQVGNVFKGVISSVTGFGFFVRLDELFIDGLVHVSSLDNDYYRFDQVGQRLMGESSGQTYRLGDRVEVRVEAVNMDERKIDFSLISSERAPRNVGKTAREKAKRGETAKNAGKRRQVGKKVNFEPDSAFRGEKAKGKAKKEKKAKNPSAKTQKIAAATKAKRAAKKKSAE; from the coding sequence ATGTCACAAGATCCTTTCCTGGAACGTGAAGCTGAAAAATACGCTAACCCTATCCCGAGCCGGGAATTTATCCTCGAACATTTAACAAAACGTGAAAAACCAGCCAACCGTGATGAGTTGGCTGCGGAACTGAACATTGAAGGTGAAGAGCAGCAGGAAGCCCTGCGCCGCCGTCTGCGCGCGATGGAACGCGACGGACAGCTGGTCTTTACCCGCCGCCAGTGCTATGCGCTGCCGGAACGCCTCGACCTGCTGAAAGGTACCGTTATCGGCCACCGTGATGGCTACGGCTTTTTGCGTGTCGAAGGACGTAAAGATGACCTGTATCTCTCCAGTGAGCAGATGAAAACCTGCATTCATGGCGATCAGGTACTGGCGCAGCCGCTGGGGGCCGATCGTAAAGGCCGCCGCGAAGCGCGTATCGTGCGCGTTCTGGTGCCGAAAACCAGCCAGATTGTCGGTCGTTACTTTACCGATGCGGGCGTGGGCTTTGTGGTGCCGGACGATAGCCGTCTGAGCTTCGACATCCTGATCCCGCCTGAAGAGGTGATGGGCGCGCGCATGGGCTTTGTGGTGGTGGTGGAACTCACCCAGCGCCCGACCCGCCGCACTAAAGCGGTCGGTAAAATCGTTGAGGTTCTCGGCGATAACATGGGCACTGGCATGGCTGTCGATATGGCGCTGCGCACCCATGAAATTCCTTATATCTGGCCGCAGGCGGTAGAACAGCAGATCGCCGGTCTGAAAGAAGAAGTGCCGGAAGAGGCGAAAGCAGGCCGTGTGGATCTGCGCGACTTACCCCTGGTGACGATTGATGGCGAAGACGCCCGTGACTTTGACGATGCGGTTTACTGCGAGAAGAAACGCGGTGGCGGCTGGCGCCTGTGGGTGGCTATCGCTGACGTAAGTTATTACGTGCGTCCGCCAACGCCGCTGGATCGCGAAGCGCGCAACCGTGGGACGTCGGTCTATTTCCCGTCGCAGGTTGTGCCGATGCTGCCGGAAGTGCTCTCCAATGGCCTGTGTTCGCTGAATCCACAGGTTGACCGCCTGTGTATGGTCTGCGAAATGACCGTTTCATCAAAAGGGCGTTTAACCGGCTATAAATTCTACGAAGCAGTGATGAGTTCCCATGCGCGCCTGACGTATACCAAAGTCTGGCATATGCTACAGGGCGACCAGGACCTGCGCGAGCAGTATGCGCCGCTGGTCAGGCACATCGAAGAGCTGCATAACCTCTACAAAGTGCTGGATAACGCCCGCGAAGAGCGTGGCGGCATCTCATTTGAAAGCGAAGAAGCGAAGTTTATCTTCAATGCTGAACGTCGCATTGAACGTATCGAGCAGACGCAGCGTAATGACGCACACAAGCTGATCGAAGAATGCATGATTCTGGCGAATATCTCGGCGGCGCGATTCGTTGAGAAAGCCAAAGAGCCTGCGCTGTTCCGTATCCACGACAAGCCGAGCACCGAGGCGATTACCTCCTTCCGTTCCGTTCTGGCGGAGCTGGGGCTGGAATTGCCGGGCGGCAATAAGCCGGAACCGCGTGATTATGCGGAGCTGCTGGAGTCGATTGCCGACAGGCCTGACGCGGAAATGCTGCAAACCATGCTGCTGCGCTCAATGAAACAGGCAATTTACGATCCAGAAAACCGTGGCCACTTTGGTCTGGCATTGCAGTCTTACGCGCACTTTACCTCGCCGATCCGCCGTTATCCTGACCTGTCGCTGCACCGTGCCATTAAGTATCTGCTGGCGCATGAGCAAGGGCATAAGGGCAACACGACGGAAACGGGCGGCTACCACTATTCGATGGAAGAGATGCTGCAACTGGGCCAGCACTGTTCTATGACCGAGCGCCGTGCTGACGAAGCCACGCGCGACGTCTCTGACTGGCTGAAGTGTGACTTCATGCTGGATCAGGTGGGGAACGTCTTTAAAGGGGTGATTTCCAGCGTAACCGGGTTCGGCTTCTTTGTTCGTCTGGATGAACTGTTTATTGATGGTCTGGTACACGTCTCTTCGCTGGACAACGATTACTACCGTTTCGATCAGGTAGGGCAGCGTCTGATGGGGGAATCCAGCGGCCAGACCTACCGTCTGGGCGACCGCGTGGAAGTCCGCGTCGAAGCGGTCAATATGGATGAGCGTAAAATTGACTTTAGCCTGATCTCCAGCGAACGCGCCCCGCGCAACGTCGGTAAAACCGCGCGTGAGAAAGCGAAAAGAGGCGAAACGGCTAAAAATGCCGGTAAGCGTCGTCAGGTGGGCAAAAAGGTGAATTTCGAACCGGATAGCGCCTTCCGCGGCGAGAAAGCGAAAGGTAAGGCGAAGAAAGAGAAGAAAGCCAAAAATCCATCGGCAAAGACGCAGAAAATCGCTGCCGCGACAAAAGCGAAGCGCGCGGCGAAGAAAAAGTCAGCTGAGTAA
- the hflK gene encoding FtsH protease activity modulator HflK has protein sequence MAWNQPGNNGQDRDPWGSSKPGGNSEGNGNKGGRDQGPPDLDDIFRKLSKKLGGLGGGKGTGSGGGSSSQGPRPHIGGRVVTIAAAAIVIIWAASGFYTIKEAERGVVTRFGKFSHLVEPGLNWKPTFIDEVTPVNVEAVRELAASGVMLTSDENVVRVEMNVQYRVTDPQRYLFSVTSADDSLRQATDSALRGVIGKYTMDRILTEGRTVIRSDTQRELEETIRPYNMGITLLDVNFQAARPPEEVKAAFDDAIAARENEQQYIREAEAYTNEVQPRANGQAQRILEEARAYRTQTILEAQGEVARFAKILPEYKAAPEITRERLYIETMEKVLSHTRKVLVNDKGGNLMVLPLDQMLKGANAPAAKDSTGNNLLRLPPASSSSTSGASNTSSTSQGDIMDQRRANAQRNDYQRQGE, from the coding sequence ATGGCGTGGAATCAGCCCGGTAATAACGGACAAGACCGCGACCCGTGGGGAAGCAGCAAACCTGGCGGCAACTCTGAGGGAAATGGAAACAAAGGTGGTCGCGATCAGGGGCCACCTGATCTTGATGATATCTTCCGCAAACTGAGTAAAAAGCTCGGTGGTCTGGGTGGCGGTAAAGGTACAGGCTCTGGCGGTGGTAGTTCATCGCAGGGGCCGCGCCCGCATATCGGAGGTCGTGTCGTTACCATCGCAGCGGCAGCGATCGTCATTATCTGGGCTGCCAGCGGTTTCTACACCATCAAAGAAGCGGAACGCGGCGTGGTGACACGCTTCGGTAAATTCAGTCACCTGGTTGAGCCGGGTCTGAACTGGAAGCCGACGTTTATCGATGAAGTTACCCCGGTGAACGTGGAAGCGGTTCGCGAACTGGCGGCGTCCGGTGTGATGCTGACTTCTGATGAAAACGTTGTGCGCGTTGAGATGAACGTGCAGTACCGTGTGACCGATCCGCAGCGTTATCTGTTCAGCGTGACCAGCGCGGATGACAGTCTGCGTCAGGCGACCGACAGCGCCCTGCGTGGGGTTATCGGTAAATACACGATGGACCGCATTCTGACGGAAGGTCGTACCGTTATTCGTAGCGATACCCAGCGTGAACTGGAAGAGACCATTCGTCCGTACAACATGGGTATTACTCTGCTGGACGTCAACTTCCAGGCAGCGCGTCCGCCGGAAGAGGTAAAAGCGGCGTTTGACGATGCTATCGCGGCGCGTGAGAACGAACAGCAATACATCCGTGAAGCGGAAGCGTACACCAACGAAGTTCAGCCGCGTGCGAACGGTCAGGCGCAGCGTATTCTTGAAGAAGCGCGTGCATACAGAACCCAAACCATCCTGGAAGCGCAGGGTGAAGTGGCTCGCTTCGCTAAAATTCTGCCGGAATATAAAGCCGCACCAGAGATTACTCGCGAGCGTCTGTATATCGAGACGATGGAAAAAGTGTTGAGCCATACGCGTAAAGTTCTGGTCAACGACAAAGGCGGCAATCTGATGGTTCTGCCATTGGATCAGATGCTGAAAGGCGCTAACGCGCCTGCGGCAAAAGACAGCACGGGTAACAATCTGCTGCGTCTGCCGCCGGCTTCATCGTCCAGCACGAGCGGAGCAAGCAATACCTCGTCCACCAGTCAGGGCGATATTATGGACCAACGCCGCGCTAACGCGCAGCGTAACGACTACCAGCGTCAGGGGGAATAA
- the hflX gene encoding ribosome rescue GTPase HflX, whose translation MFDRYDAGEQAVLVHIYFSQDKDMEDLQEFESLVSSAGVEAMQVITGSRKAPHPKYFVGEGKAVEIAEAVKASNAAVVLFDHALSPAQERNLERLCECRVIDRTGLILDIFAQRARTHEGKLQVELAQLRHLATRLVRGWTHLERQKGGIGLRGPGETQLETDRRLLRNRIVQIQSRLEKVEKQREQGRQSRIKADVPTVSLVGYTNAGKSTLFNQITEARVYAADQLFATLDPTLRRIDVADVGETVLADTVGFIRHLPHDLVAAFKATLQETRQATLLLHVVDAADVRVQENIDAVDTVLEEIDAHEIPTLMVMNKIDMLDDFEPRIDRDEENKPIRVWLSAQTGIGIPQLFQALTERLSGEVAQHTLRLPPQEGRLRSRFYQLQAIEKEWMEEDGSVSLQVRMPIVDWRRLCKQEPALIDYVI comes from the coding sequence TTGTTTGACCGTTATGATGCCGGTGAGCAGGCGGTACTGGTACACATCTATTTTTCGCAAGACAAAGATATGGAAGACCTCCAGGAGTTTGAGTCTCTGGTCTCTTCCGCCGGTGTCGAAGCAATGCAGGTGATTACCGGTAGCCGTAAAGCACCGCACCCGAAGTACTTTGTAGGTGAAGGTAAGGCAGTTGAAATTGCGGAAGCCGTGAAAGCGTCTAACGCTGCGGTCGTGCTTTTCGATCATGCTTTAAGCCCGGCCCAGGAGCGTAACCTGGAACGTTTGTGTGAATGTCGCGTGATCGACAGAACCGGTCTTATTTTAGATATTTTTGCTCAGCGTGCACGTACCCACGAAGGTAAGTTGCAGGTTGAATTGGCGCAGTTGCGTCATCTGGCCACGCGTCTGGTTCGTGGCTGGACCCACCTTGAAAGGCAGAAAGGCGGGATTGGTTTGCGCGGTCCGGGTGAAACCCAGCTCGAAACCGACCGTCGTTTGCTGCGTAATCGTATTGTACAGATACAGTCGCGCCTGGAAAAAGTTGAGAAGCAACGTGAGCAGGGGCGGCAGTCGCGTATAAAAGCGGATGTCCCGACGGTCTCGCTGGTGGGATATACCAACGCCGGTAAATCCACCCTTTTCAATCAGATTACTGAAGCCAGGGTGTATGCCGCAGACCAACTGTTTGCGACCCTGGACCCGACGCTGCGCCGTATCGATGTCGCAGATGTGGGGGAAACCGTACTGGCGGATACCGTAGGGTTTATCCGTCATTTACCGCACGATCTGGTGGCGGCGTTTAAAGCGACCTTGCAGGAAACCCGGCAGGCCACGCTCTTGTTACACGTTGTTGATGCCGCTGACGTGCGCGTACAGGAAAACATCGACGCAGTGGATACGGTTCTCGAAGAGATCGATGCTCACGAGATCCCAACCCTGATGGTGATGAACAAGATCGATATGCTGGACGATTTTGAACCGCGTATCGACAGGGATGAAGAGAACAAACCAATCCGTGTCTGGCTTTCCGCGCAAACAGGGATTGGGATACCACAGCTTTTTCAGGCTTTGACGGAGCGGCTTTCCGGCGAGGTAGCGCAGCATACGTTGCGTTTGCCGCCGCAGGAAGGGCGTCTGAGAAGCCGGTTTTACCAACTTCAGGCAATAGAAAAAGAGTGGATGGAGGAGGACGGCAGCGTAAGTTTGCAGGTTCGCATGCCGATTGTCGACTGGCGTCGCCTCTGTAAACAAGAACCGGCGTTGATCGACTATGTGATCTAA
- the hflC gene encoding protease modulator HflC has product MRKSVIAIIIIVLVVLYMSVFVVKEGERGITLRFGKVLRDDENKPLVYEPGLHFKIPFIESVKTLDARIQTMDNQADRFVTKEKKDLIVDSYIKWRISDFSRYYLATGGGDVSQAEVLLKRKFSDRLRSEIGRLDVKDIVTDSRGRLTLEVRDALNSGSAGTEDEVATPAADSAIAEAAERVAAETNGKVPVINPNSMAALGIEVVDVRIKQINLPTEVSEAIYNRMRAEREAVARRHRSQGQEEAEKLRATADYEVTRTLAEAERQGRISRGEGDAEAAKLFADAFSQDPDFYAFIRSLRAYEKSFEGNQDVMIMSPDSDFFRYMKTPNTATR; this is encoded by the coding sequence ATGCGTAAGTCAGTTATTGCGATTATCATCATCGTGCTGGTAGTGCTGTACATGTCTGTCTTTGTTGTCAAAGAAGGCGAGCGCGGAATTACGCTGCGTTTCGGTAAAGTTCTGCGTGACGATGAAAACAAACCGCTGGTTTATGAGCCGGGCCTGCACTTTAAGATCCCGTTCATTGAGTCGGTGAAAACGCTTGATGCGCGTATCCAGACGATGGACAACCAGGCCGATCGCTTTGTAACCAAAGAGAAAAAAGACCTGATCGTTGACTCCTACATCAAATGGCGCATCAGCGATTTCAGCCGTTACTACCTGGCGACAGGCGGCGGCGATGTTTCTCAGGCCGAAGTGCTGCTGAAACGTAAGTTCTCTGACCGTTTGCGCTCTGAGATTGGTCGTCTGGATGTGAAAGACATCGTGACCGATTCCCGTGGCCGTTTAACGCTGGAAGTGCGTGACGCGCTGAACTCCGGTTCTGCGGGAACGGAAGATGAAGTGGCGACTCCGGCGGCGGATAGCGCGATTGCCGAAGCGGCTGAACGCGTTGCGGCAGAAACCAATGGCAAAGTGCCGGTGATCAACCCGAACAGTATGGCGGCGTTAGGTATCGAAGTGGTGGATGTGCGTATCAAGCAGATCAACCTGCCGACCGAAGTATCCGAGGCGATTTACAACCGTATGCGCGCCGAGCGTGAAGCGGTAGCCCGTCGTCACCGTTCACAGGGTCAGGAAGAAGCGGAGAAACTGCGCGCGACCGCCGACTATGAAGTGACCAGAACGCTGGCGGAAGCCGAGCGTCAGGGCCGCATTTCGCGTGGTGAAGGTGATGCCGAAGCCGCGAAACTGTTTGCCGATGCCTTCAGTCAGGACCCGGACTTCTACGCCTTCATCCGTAGCCTGCGTGCTTACGAGAAGAGCTTCGAAGGCAATCAGGACGTGATGATCATGAGCCCGGACAGCGATTTCTTCCGTTACATGAAGACACCGAATACGGCAACACGTTAA
- the purA gene encoding adenylosuccinate synthase, with the protein MGNNVVVLGTQWGDEGKGKIVDLLTERAKYVVRYQGGHNAGHTLVINGEKTVLHLIPSGILRENVTSIIGNGVVLSPAALMKEMKGLEDRGIPVRERLLLSEACPLILDYHVALDNAREKARGAKAIGTTGRGIGPAYEDKVARRGLRVGDLFDKATFAVKLKEVMEYHNFQLVNFYKVEAVDYQKVLDDVMAIADILTSMVVDVSDLLDQARKRGDFVMFEGAQGTLLDIDHGTYPYVTSSNTTAGGVATGSGLGPRYVDYVLGIIKAYSTRVGAGPFPTELFDDTGEFLCKQGNEYGATTGRRRRTGWLDSVAVRRAVQINSLSGFCLTKLDVLDGLEEVKICVAYRMPDGREVTTTPLAADDWEGIEPIYETMPGWSESTFGVKDRSGLPQAALNYIKRIEELTGVPIDIISTGPDRTETMILRDPFDA; encoded by the coding sequence ATGGGTAACAACGTCGTCGTACTGGGCACCCAATGGGGTGACGAAGGTAAAGGAAAGATCGTCGATCTTCTGACTGAACGGGCTAAATATGTTGTACGCTACCAGGGCGGTCACAACGCAGGCCATACTCTCGTAATCAACGGTGAAAAAACCGTCCTCCATCTTATTCCATCAGGTATTCTTCGTGAGAATGTTACCAGCATCATCGGTAACGGCGTTGTGCTGTCTCCGGCTGCGCTGATGAAAGAGATGAAAGGACTGGAAGACCGTGGTATCCCTGTCCGTGAGCGCCTGCTGCTGTCTGAAGCCTGTCCGCTGATCCTTGATTATCACGTTGCGCTGGATAACGCGCGTGAGAAAGCGCGTGGCGCGAAAGCGATCGGCACCACCGGTCGTGGTATCGGCCCGGCTTATGAAGACAAAGTGGCTCGTCGCGGTCTGCGCGTTGGCGATCTGTTCGATAAAGCTACCTTCGCTGTAAAACTGAAAGAAGTGATGGAATATCACAACTTCCAGCTGGTGAACTTCTACAAAGTGGAAGCTGTTGACTACCAGAAAGTGCTGGATGATGTGATGGCAATTGCCGACATCCTGACCTCTATGGTTGTTGATGTTTCCGATCTGCTGGACCAGGCGCGTAAGCGTGGCGATTTCGTCATGTTCGAAGGCGCGCAGGGTACGCTGCTGGATATCGACCACGGTACTTATCCGTACGTTACCTCCTCTAACACCACTGCGGGTGGCGTAGCGACCGGTTCTGGCCTGGGGCCGCGTTATGTGGACTACGTTCTGGGTATCATCAAAGCTTACTCCACTCGCGTGGGCGCGGGTCCGTTCCCGACTGAGCTGTTTGATGACACCGGCGAGTTCCTGTGCAAGCAGGGTAACGAATACGGTGCCACCACCGGTCGTCGTCGTCGTACCGGCTGGCTGGACTCCGTTGCTGTGCGCCGTGCGGTGCAGATCAACTCCTTGTCTGGCTTCTGCCTGACCAAACTGGACGTGCTGGACGGTCTGGAAGAGGTGAAAATCTGCGTGGCTTACCGTATGCCGGATGGCCGTGAAGTGACCACCACACCGCTGGCAGCGGATGACTGGGAAGGCATCGAGCCGATCTACGAAACCATGCCGGGTTGGTCTGAGTCCACCTTTGGCGTGAAGGATCGCAGCGGCCTGCCGCAGGCGGCGCTGAACTACATCAAACGTATCGAAGAACTGACCGGCGTGCCGATTGATATTATTTCTACCGGCCCGGACCGTACTGAAACGATGATTCTGCGTGACCCGTTTGACGCATAA
- the nsrR gene encoding nitric oxide-sensing transcriptional repressor NsrR: MQLTSFTDYGLRALIYMASLPEGRMTSISEVTEVYGVSRNHMVKIINQLSRAGFVTAIRGKNGGIRLGKPANVIVIGDVVRELEPLSLVNCSSEFCHITPACRLKQALSKAVQSFLKELDNYTLADLVEENQPLYKLLLVE, translated from the coding sequence GTGCAGTTAACGAGTTTCACCGATTACGGATTACGTGCGCTAATCTATATGGCGTCGCTACCCGAAGGACGTATGACCAGTATTTCTGAGGTGACAGAAGTCTACGGCGTGTCCCGTAATCATATGGTCAAAATAATCAATCAACTTAGCCGGGCGGGCTTCGTTACTGCTATTCGAGGAAAAAATGGCGGTATCCGCCTGGGTAAACCGGCTAATGTTATTGTTATCGGTGATGTGGTTCGTGAGCTGGAACCTTTATCTCTGGTAAATTGCAGCAGCGAATTTTGCCACATTACTCCTGCCTGCCGACTCAAGCAGGCACTTTCGAAGGCCGTGCAAAGTTTTCTCAAGGAACTGGATAACTACACGCTTGCCGATTTGGTTGAAGAGAATCAACCGCTTTATAAATTATTGCTGGTGGAGTGA
- the miaA gene encoding tRNA (adenosine(37)-N6)-dimethylallyltransferase MiaA: MSDVSKASLPKAIFLMGPTASGKTALAIELRKVLPVELISVDSALIYRGMDIGTAKPTASELKAAPHRLLDILDPAQAYSAADFRRDALAEMAEITAAGRIPLLVGGTMLYFKALLEGLSPLPSAEPEIRARIEQQAAEQGWDVLHRQLQDIDPVAAARIHPNDPQRLSRALEVFFISGKTLTELTQTSGDALPYQVHQFAIAPASRELLHQRIEQRFHQMLASGFEAEVRALFARGDLHTDLPSIRCVGYRQMWSYIEGEISYDEMVYRGVCATRQLAKRQVTWLRGWEGVRWLDSEKPDQARNEVLQVVGAIAN; this comes from the coding sequence ATGAGTGATGTAAGTAAGGCGAGCCTGCCAAAGGCGATTTTTTTGATGGGGCCGACGGCCTCCGGCAAGACAGCGTTAGCAATTGAATTGCGTAAAGTTTTGCCTGTAGAGTTGATAAGCGTTGATTCCGCCCTTATTTATCGGGGGATGGACATCGGTACGGCGAAGCCGACAGCTTCAGAGTTAAAGGCCGCTCCGCACCGATTGCTGGATATTCTCGATCCGGCGCAAGCGTACTCAGCAGCGGATTTTCGTCGCGATGCGTTAGCGGAAATGGCGGAGATTACTGCGGCGGGGCGTATTCCGCTGTTAGTGGGCGGCACCATGTTGTATTTCAAGGCGTTGCTGGAGGGACTTTCGCCCTTACCGTCGGCGGAACCTGAGATCAGAGCCCGAATTGAGCAACAGGCGGCAGAGCAGGGATGGGATGTGTTGCACCGACAGCTTCAGGATATTGATCCGGTCGCTGCCGCACGGATTCATCCAAATGATCCGCAAAGACTTTCCCGGGCACTGGAAGTTTTTTTCATTTCGGGTAAAACTTTAACGGAACTGACGCAAACGTCAGGAGACGCTCTACCGTATCAGGTGCATCAGTTCGCCATCGCCCCGGCGAGCCGTGAACTGCTCCATCAGCGAATTGAGCAGCGTTTTCATCAGATGTTGGCTTCAGGTTTTGAAGCAGAAGTTCGGGCGCTTTTTGCCCGTGGAGATTTGCATACGGACTTGCCTTCCATTCGTTGTGTGGGATACCGCCAGATGTGGTCATACATTGAAGGCGAAATTTCATATGATGAAATGGTTTATAGAGGTGTTTGCGCCACGAGGCAGTTGGCGAAGCGTCAGGTAACCTGGTTGCGTGGTTGGGAAGGAGTACGCTGGCTTGACAGTGAAAAGCCTGACCAGGCGCGAAACGAAGTATTGCAGGTTGTTGGTGCTATCGCGAACTGA
- the hfq gene encoding RNA chaperone Hfq, translated as MAKGQSLQDPFLNALRRERVPVSIYLVNGIKLQGQIESFDQFVILLKNTVSQMVYKHAISTVVPSRPVSHHSNNAGGGTSSNYHHGSSAQGTSAQQDSEETE; from the coding sequence ATGGCTAAGGGGCAATCTTTACAAGATCCGTTCCTGAACGCACTGCGTCGGGAACGTGTTCCAGTTTCTATTTATTTGGTGAATGGTATTAAGCTGCAAGGTCAAATCGAGTCTTTTGATCAATTCGTGATCCTGTTGAAAAACACGGTCAGCCAGATGGTTTACAAGCACGCGATTTCTACTGTTGTCCCGTCTCGCCCGGTTTCTCATCACAGTAACAATGCCGGTGGCGGCACCAGCAGTAACTACCATCACGGTAGCAGCGCGCAGGGTACTTCTGCGCAACAGGACAGCGAAGAAACCGAATAA